CAGATTGTGTGGAAAGTTGGTTTACTCTGCACCTATAACAACTACATGTATGTAAGCAAGGTATGTATGGTATATCAAAGGAGTAAAGGACTGAATACATGCTTTAATTTAgttcaaattaaaatcaattcaaGCAAATTTAGAAAGCAGTGAAGTCCTCAAGTAAGGCAACTCCCAATTTAAGCAAGCAATAGAAGTTGTAGGCAGAAATGTTATCACAGCACACCAGGTCTTACCGTTGCAATTTTGCACTATATGTATCCCACCACTCCTCTGCAAATGTTTCAAACTCAGCTTGCCAATCACTCAAGATAATATCATTTCCTAGGCCATACTCTTCCTCCATACGCTCAAAAAGGCTACACACTTCATCCACAATAGGCTGTGGTAGTTTCCTGGGTAGTCCATGGTCAGCTCCAAATCTCCTCTCAACACGCTTGATTAATGCATCCCACCAGTCACTAGTTGTATTATGAGCTTTACTATGCCATATTGATACATTTAGAATGTTGCCTTGATCAAGTTCATTTTGCATGAGGTTGAAGACTTCTGTGAGAGATTCCATCATATTGTATGGCATGTCATCTCTTAAGAAGAGGCTTTCTCTACAGAGTTTGATATATACACAAGCATACAAAACATAAAATTGTGTGGAAAGTTGGTTTACTCTGCACCTATAACAACTACATGTATGTAAGCAAGGTATGTATGGTATATCAAAGGAGTAAAGGAGTGAATACACGCTTTAATTTAgttcaaattaaaatcaattcaaGCAAATTTAGAAAGCAGTGAAGTCCTCAAGTAAGGCAACTCCCAATTTAAGCAAGCAATATAAGTTGTAGGCAGAAATGTTATCACAGCACACCAGGTCTTACCGTTGCAATTTTGCACTATATGTATCCCACCATTTCTCTGCAAATGTTTCAAACTCAGCTTGCCAATCACTCAAAATAATATCATTTCCTAGGCCATACTCTTCCTCCATACGCTCAAAAAGGCTACACACTTCATCCACGATAGGCTGTGGTAGTTTCCTGGGTAGTCCATGGTCAGCTCCAAATCTCCTCTCGACCAGCTTGATAAATGCATCCCACCAGTCGCTACTTGTATTATGAGCTTTACTATGCCATATTGATATATTTAGAATGTTGCCTTGATCAAGTTCATTTTGCATGAGGCTGAAGACTTCTGTGAGAGATTCCATCATATTGTATGGCATGTCATCTCTTAAAAAGAGGCTTTCTCTACAGAATTTGATATTTATACACAAGCAAACACAACATTAGAATGTGTTGAAAATTGGTTCACTCTGCACCTTTGGCCAAACTATGTGTATGTAAGCAAGgtttatatgtgacacaatctggtccatgggggccaaaggcggcaaatttgaaattgagataaaggcaaaaatatggagtaaaaaacaataaaatacataagaaaatacacatctaAAAACctcgtaactttagaaccaagtatgctagacctttggtgttttcagtatatgatagcctaatgttattacaaggtaataattatagtaactcaattttcaaaaatgcctcctttggcccccatggagcagattgtgtcacatatggtaTATCAAAAGAGTAAAGGAGTAAATACATTTACTTAAAATCGCTCACAATTCCAATTCAAAGCCAGGCTATATTATTGTGTCACAATTTATGCATATAATGCACAGCACAGTCCAGATGACAAAAGCAGAAGACCTTGTAATACAAGTTTCACAATTCATTTAAAAAATGGGAATGCTGAATCAAGAACACCAACTACTGGAAATTTGAAGCCTAGATGGAGTACTGGTAGCACAGATCTCATCAGTCTGCAGGATAACTCTTCAAACGTGGTTGATTAACCAACCTGCTTTTTGCAAGTTAACTGAATCTGTTAATGTCAGGAATAAATGATGTTTTAGTTGCCGAAAAGCTATATATAATTATAAGTTCCAGGTTGCATGGATTATATCTGTTTTATTAAAATGCAgaaatatatatgtgacgtgtcatgtcaaaaggagacacttttgggcaggttatgaattttgaggtttttacatatcttaaataaagagatattttgctccacaacaccgttttccccaatgaaatcggacattcctaagcgaagatattgagttcgaaagtaatgatattataaaattggaaattgagatatcggcctttaaaaatactattgacaatgttgagagtagaaattaacttgaaaaatgtctcaaaaaatgcaagatgccagttaaattctggtctgaaactatcagacaatatttttaacattaataacatcacaaattcgcaacaaacccaaattgtgaacaaatcacccaccggcagatttttggctatttctccatttacgatcctgcccaaaattgtctccttttgacatgacacgtcacatattttgtGTATTACAATCAATTTAGAAAGCAACGGAGTTCTGAAGTTGGTTGGCCCGTAATTCAAGCAAGCAATAAATGTTGTTAGCAGGAATTTTATTACAGCACACCAGGTCTTACCGTTGCAATCTTGCGCTGGATATATCCCACCATTTCTCTGCAAATGTTTCAAACTCAGCTTGCCAATCACTTAAAATAATATCATTTCCTTGGCCATACTCTTCCTCCATGTGCTCAAAAAGGCTACACACTTCATCCACAATAGGCTGTGGTAGTTTCCTGGGTAGTCCATGGTCAGCTCCAAATCTCCTCTCAACACGCTTGATAAATGCATTCCACCAGTCGCTAGTTGTATTATGAGCTTTACTATGCCATATTGATACATTTAGAATGTTGCCTCGATCAAGTTCATTTTGCATGAGGTTGAAGACTTCTGTGAGAGATTCCATCATATTGTATGGCATGTTGTCTCTAGAAAAGAGACTATCTCTACagattttaaaatataaacaagcataataaataacaaaaactcaTGTCCCACAAGTGTagtaaggccagattttgtaattctaagtaacatattaagaaattaaaggcatgcattttcattgctcactagtgcatttaactgaaatgtggcatattaaattcaaaacttttttcattttaaggacttgatgagacaaaaaatatgttgaatgattcattaaaagttgtatatgtttactgtttatgagctttctgtgtatttgagtgactatatgaggttttgtcagtttttgccagttttgccggtttaaaccaggcaaaaactggcaaaaacaagtTTTTGCCATTACCAGTTTTTGCCTGTTATTGCACAggttttttgccggcaaaaacctgttatTTTACAGGTTTTTACCGGCAAAAATATGGCTCTTTGCGCTAAGGAATAAAAAGTTTTGATGATCGATTTTGCACGACGATCTAAAGAGATCTGCGGGCAGGAGAAGCAGTGAGACATCTCTTTCTACTAAAAAAGGTTAATTCTGAATATTAACAGCAAATGATCTCCCATTCACACCAGCTATTCAGGGTAAGAAATAAGATACAAGCATCTAAACTGGATTAAGAGCTATCTGCAGAACCAACATTATGCGTCTTTGTAGGTGCTgacagatattttaatatttcaaatgtggttaccttaAAAGgtgaccacatttgaaattcattcttgCTGTGtcgatgattaaggtcatgtgttccatacagggtgtatagatatcaagtggaatagcccaatgatgccTCAGTGTGAGATTGAGGTGgtgactgtcttttggaatttgcaggagagtattaaatagctcttctagagccttcaagaAGAGCTgtcagagcatttacaatagaatataaggagagaatggtcaactgaGGAGACCTAAAAGTCACTCTCCAATATCAGAGCAAAAGGTCCCTGAATTACCACCTCAATCTCAACCTGTCCAAGTGTAAGGTGATGCTGCTTTAAGAGATACCTGCCTAGCCCCCCCCCCAGGTTCAATTTGGTTTTGAATTGACATACATAGACAGATAGAGCCACATATATACCCATACATATCTCCATCCATCCAGAATTTACTCATGGTGCTACCTGAACACTGTCCAGGCAAAACAAAAACTTAGCGTAGGTGACATTATGCCACCAGGACCAGGACCCCTTTTAGACCCAAAAGTCCCATTTACAAGCGTGGCgagtgaaaaaaattgggggttttaatgccattttggtcaaaaaaggtcaaaattaaaaaaaaaaagcctggggtcactcccattgtggcctgtacaccatctgcgataataaaaacacgtaaaaagggtagCTTTTCTTGGGTAGGCATGATACGTGCGTAtcatgtttagggtgtcaaaaacatgaaatattggaaaaaagggtagcaaaattgcaattgctaaaatacgcagaaatgaaattaagggtatgaaatttgatgtaaggaAGACAATCTATCTtcattgaataagttcatcaggtttgtagacgaaatattgtagtgagttcattttcacttggttttgtcactcAAAAATGTCTTGTTTAAGACAATctatgtttagggtgtgaaaacacttgtttagggtatctttttagccaagggttaaatccttgtttagggtgcttttcaataGTTGATTatcggatggtgtacaggccacaatgggagtgacccctgggaaaaaaagtccactttttcaaaatccacccccatccaaaaaggtccaaattttgaaaacaagggACACGTTttaaaaatcagcccccccccaaatataaatcctggttacgggcctgtacCCCACTAAAACATTTTAATGCCATACTAGCTTACCCTTCCATTACTAGAGTCACTCTGTCCCACCATCTATCCACCAGTCTGGACATTTCCTCTTTTGCAGCTTGAACATCTACAGTTTCCCCATTGGCAACATCTTCCTTGATGCCTTCAAAGACCTCATTGACCTTCTGCTTCACCATGATAGGGAAGCGATATTTGTCGGGGAAGTCATACTTTTCATCAAACTTGGTAATCCAGATGTCAATGATAGTCACAGCTTCATTCTGCCAGGTGGTGTAATCAACTTGGGAGCCACTGTCTAGGTCTTGCTGcattctgtttcaaaataacATCAATTGTTAAACACtttagaaagttcctgcaatcttattggttcttagctgtgtgatatgacatgatataatGCACTTTAGCATGTGCGTGTCGATGCATTACTCGGACACACTATTTGAACCAAgcagaggtgcatagcaacaacgggattgatcaattctaagccctaggtaagttccttgtaaaatgtaggatttaatttgattaaaatttggtatacttatgattaatacaTTTATTTGAAGTGTTTAACAATGAGAATTTAAAAATACGTTGCTTGTTTTTTATTTgtgcaattttgagttttcttacatcgacgtatacattaaaagaacatagtCTTGTGTTTTATTTTCGCAGAGCTGTGTTGTATGCGAATAGcgcgaaaattaatgtaccgcgaaaatttccatttttatagttggcgctatataaatgtcattattaatatttattatatggcACTGCCTACATTAGTGCCAGTCTTGCATTTGCTCTATAAAATCAGTCCTACCtgtcaaataaattatttagCTGTAGTTTCCATGCCACTGGTATATCATCTGGCATATCAATAACCTCTCCACTGTCATGGTGTCTCATCTGATGTTTCCTACCACCAAACCCACCTCTCTCTGCCGGCCTCTCACGGTTCTTGGGTCCGTTTTGTGGATTGTGTCCATATACTACTGCTATCAACAGCAGTGCAAAGACAACTGGACGAAACATGGCTCACTACCTAAACAAAACATAAAGTTGATTAAAAAGTTTCATTTTGTTAACCAGAATACCTATCTGTTACTACCATGGGCATAAATCCTACTCTGGAAAGGGGAACATATCCCCTAgcacaggccttctcaactggtggcgcacgcgccacttgtggcgcttggagtccgTCGAAGTGGCACACGAAGTGGCTCccggtaattttaatatttttttcacataaatcttgaacaagaaaggggtgaaaatacccaatctgggcctttaaaaaaccttaaaatccaggAGCTTTCTGGGgtgctgccccctggaccccccccccctagcagaaattctatacagcaagaagtgtatcaaaagtgtatcaaagtgtattaaaactgtatcaagcggcaatttgatacagttttgatatacaaagggtgtattaaaaatgtatcaactgaaaatatagggtatcaaaactgtatcaaataccacctaactgtatcaaaaatgtatcaaaagtgtatagaatttgaacttagttaattttggctatgcttgtggtgtatcaaaagtgtatcaaattggacttagttcatttttggtgctagatgtatatcaaaagtgtatcaaattggacttagtcaaattctggctgcatacagtgtatcaaaagtgtattaaattggactttgattgttttttagtgtatgtaaagtgtatcaaattgaacttagttaatttttggtggctagaggtatatcaaaagtgtatcaaattggacttagtcaaattctggctgcctacagtgtatcaaaagcgtattaaattggacttagtttattttgggtggctagaggtatatcaaaagtgtatcaaattgggctttcataaactgaccttttgtagtgtatcaaaactgtatcaataactgatcacatgtctagataatgactcattttcaaatttgcccatgtggcatgcatgcagttaacaccaggatttgcacttggaaatgtactgtattttagagcaaattacggtgttttatttatcatgatgaagatacaaacatgcttgtagactgcacattaggttacaatgtcgttgtaatcagggactatgattaaagaggatattttgttctgataaggtaagcttactatatattatatataggaccTCTATGTATacgtattaagcatgaatatagcacatgcctgtatagtaaaaaaccctgctgaatctttttgttattggtagcctttttgtctctttattgagggtaacaacttcagtgacaagcacttctttccaagcaggccctctgatgtatgtatgttccattttggttgggttttgcttcttttttgcaatactttctcacacatttgtcctattgcattgtaattttgaacgttgataggggaaagtgcattgagctgctccgtgatggaggaaagtgctagaggtcagcattggtAGTAgggggcagtgttgaatttgagcttgattagactaatttcaaaatttgacctttgatcccttcCCTTTgagctttggggtcattaatgtttgcaaatatgtttagatcatgtaaggataattcttgttgaatttgagcttgattggaccaattttgaaatttgaaaaactgtatcaaaagtgtatcaaaaactgtatcaaaagtgtataaaaactgtatcaaaagtgtataaaaactgtatcaaaagtgtataaaaactatcaaaagtgtatcaaaactgtatcaaaagtgtatcaaaaaaactatcaaaagtgtatcaaaaaactatcaaaagtgtatcaaaaactgtatcaaaagtgtataaaaactatatcaaaagtgtatcaaatggcatgtatcaaaaatagggcggtcctgctggccagcattagagttggaacgctgatttgatacagtgacatatttgatacacttttgatataattatgtataaaatgtgtatgaaatgaaaggatacaaattttaatgctaatttgatacagtttaaattggaaccctgatttgatacagtaacatattcgatacacttttgatataaattatgtatgaaatgtgtatgaaatgaaaggataaaaatttcaacgctaatttgatacagtttaaattggaaccctgatttcatacagttacatatttcatacacttttgatataattatgtatgaaatgtgtatggaatgaaaggataaaaatttcaatgctaatttgatacagtttaaattggaaccctgatttggtacagttacatatttcatacacttttgatataattatatatgaaatgtgtatgaaatgaaaggatacaaatttcaacgctaatttgatacagtttaaattggatcCCTGATTTGATATAgtaacatatttgatacacttttgatataaagtatgtatgaaatgtgtatgaaatgaaaggataaaaatttgaacgctaatttgatacagtttaaattggaaccctgatttgatacagtaacatatttgatacgcttttgatataaatgatgtatgaaatgtgtatgaaatgaaaggataaaaatttgagcgctaatttgatacagtttaaattggaacagctgatttgatacagtaacatattcaatacacttttgatataaattatgtatgaaatgtgtatgaaatgaaaggataaaaatttcaatgcaaatttgatacagtttaaattggaacactgatttgatacagtaacatattccaTACACTTTTgctataaatgatgtatgaaatgaaaggataaaaatttgagcgctaatttgatacagtttaaattggaacgctgatttgatacagttacatatttcatacacttttgatataattatgtatgaaatatgtatgaaatgaaaggataaaaatgtgaacgctaatttgatacagtttaaattggaaaccagatttgatacagtaacatatttgatacacttttgatataaatgatgtatgaaatgtgtattaaatgaaaggataaaaatttgaacgctaatttgatacagtttaaactggaaccctgatttgatacagtaacatattcgatacacttttgatataaatgatgtatgaaatgtgtatgaaatgaaaggataaaaatttgaatgttaatttgatacagtttaaattggaaccctgatttgatacagtaacatattcaatacacttttgatataaattatgtatgaaatgtgtatgaaatgaaaggataaaaatttgaacataaatttgatacagtttaaattggaaccctcatttgatacagtaacatattcgatacacttttgatataaattatgtatgaaatgtgtatgaaatgaaaggataaaaatttcaatgctaatttgatacagtttaaattgaaaCCCTAATTTAATACAGTAACATACAttaataaattatgtatgaaatgtgtatgaaatgaaaggataaaaatttgaacgctaatttgatacagtttaaattggctgatttgatacagtaacatattcaatacacttttgatataaattatgtatgaaatgtgtatgaaatgaaaggataaaaattttaacgctaatttgatacagtttaaattggaaccctcatttgatac
Above is a genomic segment from Amphiura filiformis chromosome 17, Afil_fr2py, whole genome shotgun sequence containing:
- the LOC140138432 gene encoding uncharacterized protein, translating into MPYNMMESLTEVFSLMQNELDQGNILNISIWHSKAHNTSSDWWDAFIKLVERRFGADHGLPRKLPQPIVDEVCSLFERMEEEYGLGNDIILSDWQAEFETFAEKWWDTYSAKLQRESLFLRDDMPYNMMESLTEVFNLMQNELDQGNILNVSIWHSKAHNTTSDWWDALIKRVERRFGADHGLPRKLPQPIVDEVCSLFERMEEEYGLGNDIILSDWQAEFETFAEEWWDTYSAKLQRESLFLRDDMPYNMMESLTEVFNLMQNELDQGNILNVSIWHSKAHNTTSDWWDALIKRVERRFGADHGLPRKLPQPIVDEVCSLFERMEEEYGQGNDIILSDWQAEFVTFAEKWWDTYSAKLQR
- the LOC140138251 gene encoding uncharacterized protein, whose protein sequence is MFRPVVFALLLIAVVYGHNPQNGPKNRERPAERGGFGGRKHQMRHHDSGEVIDMPDDIPVAWKLQLNNLFDRMQQDLDSGSQVDYTTWQNEAVTIIDIWITKFDEKYDFPDKYRFPIMVKQKVNEVFEGIKEDVANGETVDVQAAKEEMSRLVDRWWDRVTLVMEGDSLFSRDNMPYNMMESLTEVFNLMQNELDRGNILNVSIWHSKAHNTTSDWWNAFIKRVERRFGADHGLPRKLPQPIVDEVCSLFEHMEEEYGQGNDIILSDWQAEFETFAEKWWDISSARLQR